GTGGTTGATGTCGATGATGATGGCCTCGGCAATGAGACCGATGAAGCTTGCAAACGCGACGATGAAGACGCCTCGCCTTGGGCCATGCATGGCGTATTTGAAGCCTCGCACCAGCGTCAGGCCGAAGGCCCCCACCAGGCCCACAAGGCTGATGAAGCCGCCGCTCACAAACACATTCAGATAGACATTGTGGGTGTCCTGGGCTGCGAGCATTCCCCAGTTGTTGGCGCCGATGCCAAAAGGATTGATCATCGCCATCTTCAGGGCTTCAAACTGGCCGGAAAACCGGCCGCCCTGTTTGGTGTCATAGGACTGCAGGCCCAGTCGCTGTTCGAGCAGCTCACGCACTTCGGGAATTGTGATGGCCCAGCCGATGGCGAGGGTGAGCATGACGCCTAGCAGAATGGTGATCATCACGATGCGGCCGCGCTGCCCACGTGTTTCAGGCGCCATGCTGGCCAGCACCGCAAAGGCAGCCGCGGAGAGCATCATGTGCAGCCACGCGCCGCGTGAAAAGCTGAGGAACAGCCCAAGCACCAGCACTGTTGCAATCGGCCCCCAGAAGAAGACGGCAGGCGTTACGCCGCGCGTCGTCATCCGCCAGATGGCATAGATGGTGGGCGGCACCAGGAACGGTCCGTATACGTTGGGGTCTTCAAACAGTCCCTTGGCGCGACCTGACCCCAGCAGAATGTCAGCACCGGGAATGAACCCGAGATAGCCGCCAATGCCCAAGGCAGCCGCGCACAGGCCTGCGAAGATGTAGCCACCCCACAGCGCCTTGAGTGCCCGGTCGGGTGAGGCCGTCACCACTGCCGTGTAGAACACGAAGGTGAGGGTGAGATATGTCGATGTCTGCAGAAACTTGATCGACATATCGATGTAGCGCGCGCCGGTGCCGCCGATCATGTAGCCGCACAGAACCAGAACCATCAGACCAAACGGCAATGCCACGCCGGCAGGAATACGCAGACCCAGCATGAACAGCATGCCGGCCGTTGCGACCATCAGCAGGTCATAGGGTGCAGGTTCGCGCAGCACATAATGAGAGATCGCCATCAGGCAAAACAGCAGGACCGAGGCAAAGGCCGTGTTTGCGATGTCGAGGCCGTGGCTCCAACGCGCCGACGAAGACATATCCTGCGTCTGCGGTGCTGGATGAGCTGCATAAGCAGACATGTCAGGCCCCGTTGGCAGAATGCGGTGTTGCGGGGCTCAACATCTGAGGCACGCCATCGCGAACAGGAAGGCCGGTCAGAGCCGTGCGATAGACGTCATCCACCCCACGCACCATGGTTCCGACTGAGAAGCGATGGGCAATGTCCTGACGCATCTGTTTTGCAACGGTATCCGCCTGCGCCGGTGCATTCAGTGTGCGGGTGATGGCATCTGCCAGCGCCAGAGCGTCTCCGGGCGGCACGAGGCTGTCGGCGCGTCCGGCAAAGATTTCCGGGATGCCGCCGCAATTGGTTGCGACCAGCGGCATGGCAGCGGCCAGTGCTTCCAAAACGATGTAGGGCAGGGACTCTGCCAGGGAGGGCACCACCAACATTCCGGCAGATGCAAAAACCTCACGAGCCGGCATCGCACCGGGAAAGGTGACCATGGGGGCCAGGCCTAGATTGCAGGCCCGGTCGATGAAATGCTCGCGATCTGGTCCATCGCCTGCGATGACGACCCGCAGATTGCGTCCGCGCATGGTTGCCAGCGCATCCAGCAGCACGTCGATGCCTTTCAGCATGCGCAGCTCACCCACAAAGGCGATGTCGTAGGTGCTCTTGCGGTTGGGCAGCGGCAGAAAGTCTGTTTCGCCCACGCCGTTATGCACGATCTGGGACTTGCCTTTTGGGGCGCCTATCTTTTGCGCGAAGACACTGCGCGCGAACTCGCTTTCAAAAATGAAGGCGTCGGTTCG
The Pyruvatibacter sp. HU-CL02332 genome window above contains:
- a CDS encoding glycosyltransferase family 4 protein, translating into MTDPIQHIEHETERKLNILHVFRAPAGGLFRHVQDLVRGQVAAGHSVGVVCASNGTSPAAEEALSALEPDLALGMRRIFMSRLADPRDIAAVTTVRALRSSQELDIVHGHGAKGGLMARLAVHRPPSDITPDRRARSIYTPHGGSLHYDATSLSGMAYLAIEKLLNSRTDAFIFESEFARSVFAQKIGAPKGKSQIVHNGVGETDFLPLPNRKSTYDIAFVGELRMLKGIDVLLDALATMRGRNLRVVIAGDGPDREHFIDRACNLGLAPMVTFPGAMPAREVFASAGMLVVPSLAESLPYIVLEALAAAMPLVATNCGGIPEIFAGRADSLVPPGDALALADAITRTLNAPAQADTVAKQMRQDIAHRFSVGTMVRGVDDVYRTALTGLPVRDGVPQMLSPATPHSANGA
- a CDS encoding O-antigen ligase family protein, whose protein sequence is MSAYAAHPAPQTQDMSSSARWSHGLDIANTAFASVLLFCLMAISHYVLREPAPYDLLMVATAGMLFMLGLRIPAGVALPFGLMVLVLCGYMIGGTGARYIDMSIKFLQTSTYLTLTFVFYTAVVTASPDRALKALWGGYIFAGLCAAALGIGGYLGFIPGADILLGSGRAKGLFEDPNVYGPFLVPPTIYAIWRMTTRGVTPAVFFWGPIATVLVLGLFLSFSRGAWLHMMLSAAAFAVLASMAPETRGQRGRIVMITILLGVMLTLAIGWAITIPEVRELLEQRLGLQSYDTKQGGRFSGQFEALKMAMINPFGIGANNWGMLAAQDTHNVYLNVFVSGGFISLVGLVGAFGLTLVRGFKYAMHGPRRGVFIVAFASFIGLIAEAIIIDINHWRHLYVLMGMIWGLMLAAPPATHARR